DNA sequence from the Excalfactoria chinensis isolate bCotChi1 chromosome 7, bCotChi1.hap2, whole genome shotgun sequence genome:
GACCCCAGTGACCACACCGATGCACCTCCCCAAGTCCCCTTTCCCTCTCTATATGGATTGCAAAAAGAGTTACATCTGTCATTGCCCTTCCCCTATGTCCCTATGCCACCCTAATTAATGAGTCCCCACCCCCCGCCAGCCCTGCCCTGGCACCCACCTGGCACAGGGTAACCCATGAGCCCCCCAGCAGGGTGCTGCACCCCCGCTGCCAGAATCCCCCGCTGGCTGCGGCTGCGAGCGGCAGGTCCGGGCAGGGGAAGGATGCTTGGAATTTGTGTCCCGGAGCAGAGAGAGACAAGAGCAAATACTAATAATAAATAATCCTGCGGGgtggaggctgtgctggagtAGGGAGGGGGGCAGGCAGAGCCCCATGGCAAAGCAGGTATGGGGGTTGGAGCAGACAGGATGGCATCCTCGCTGTCACCTCGTACCTTGTCCCTCTCTGTCCCCCTGCAGATATCCGGGAGACAGCCTTTGTGTATGCCATCACGGCGGCTGGAGTCAGCCATGCTATCACACAGGCCTGCAGCATGggtgagctgctgcagtgtggaTGTGAGCTGACACGGAGCCGGGCACCTCCATCACCCACAGCCGGGCCGGGCACCGAGGGCACAGCCTGGGAATGGGGAGGCTGTGGGGACGACGTGCAGTTTGGCTATGAGAAGTCGCAGCAGTTCATGGATGCCAAGAGCAAGAAGGGGAAAAACGACATCCGTGCACTCATTGATCTGCACAACAATGAGGCTGGGCGCTTGGTAAGGCTCCATGCACTCCCTGCTCCCTTTAGCATCACCCTACACTCCTTTGGGTGAAGCACAGAGCATCATCCCTACAGACCACAACATGGCTTGGAGTCCTTTGGGAGCCCACTTGTCCATCCTCCCCTGAGTGATACCATTAGACTGGGGATGCAGGGACGCAGGGGTGAAGGAATACAGGGGTGCTGGGATTCAGGGCTGCAGGGATGTAGGGGTGCTGAGAGGCAGGGATGCAGGGTTGCCAGGAGGTAGGGATGCCAGGATGCTGGGATTCTAAGATGCAGGGGTGCTGGGATGAGGGGAGCTGGGTACCAGGGGAATAGTGGGGACTCAGCACTGCCGTGTGTCCGCAGGCAGTGCGCAGCTACATGAGGACAGAATGCAAATGCCACGGGCTTTCGGGCTCCTGCACGCTGCGCACCTGCTGGCGCAAGATGCCCCATTTCCGAGAGGTGGGCGACCGCCTGCTGGAGCGCTTCAACGGCGCCTTCAAGGTGATGGGGGGCAACGATGGGAAGACCCTCATCCCGGTGGGCGACAACATCAAACCTCCCGACAAGCAGGACCTCATCTACTCGGCCGACTCACCTGATTTCTGCTCTGCCAACCGCAAGACGGGCTCGCTGGGCACGCGGGGCCGCGTCTGCAACAGCACGGCCATGGACACGAGCGGCTGCGACCTGCTGTGCTGCGGGCGTGGGCACCGCGATGAGACCGTGGTGCTGGAGGAGAACTGCCTGTGCCGCTTCCACTGGTGCTGCGTGGTGCAGTGCCGCAAGTGCTCCGTCCGCCAGGAGCTCAGCCTCTGCATCTGACGGCCTCTCCGA
Encoded proteins:
- the WNT6 gene encoding protein Wnt-6 isoform X2, with translation MLSQPCPSSSSFCGAASSPRSSRPEVPAQPGPPPAPLRRAGGGRQRAAPQPSRGARRGLGSSGCPPALAGCCPALGPSWGSFSSSSAPPTSSGSGVGSPLVMDPNSICRKTKRLAGKQAELCQLEPEIVQEVAKGTKLGVRECQYQFRFRRWNCTSHSKYFGKILQQDIRETAFVYAITAAGVSHAITQACSMGELLQCGCELTRSRAPPSPTAGPGTEGTAWEWGGCGDDVQFGYEKSQQFMDAKSKKGKNDIRALIDLHNNEAGRLAVRSYMRTECKCHGLSGSCTLRTCWRKMPHFREVGDRLLERFNGAFKVMGGNDGKTLIPVGDNIKPPDKQDLIYSADSPDFCSANRKTGSLGTRGRVCNSTAMDTSGCDLLCCGRGHRDETVVLEENCLCRFHWCCVVQCRKCSVRQELSLCI
- the WNT6 gene encoding protein Wnt-6 isoform X1, encoding MLPRSRTQLGLFFILLCPANIIGLWWAVGSPLVMDPNSICRKTKRLAGKQAELCQLEPEIVQEVAKGTKLGVRECQYQFRFRRWNCTSHSKYFGKILQQDIRETAFVYAITAAGVSHAITQACSMGELLQCGCELTRSRAPPSPTAGPGTEGTAWEWGGCGDDVQFGYEKSQQFMDAKSKKGKNDIRALIDLHNNEAGRLAVRSYMRTECKCHGLSGSCTLRTCWRKMPHFREVGDRLLERFNGAFKVMGGNDGKTLIPVGDNIKPPDKQDLIYSADSPDFCSANRKTGSLGTRGRVCNSTAMDTSGCDLLCCGRGHRDETVVLEENCLCRFHWCCVVQCRKCSVRQELSLCI